The Geminocystis sp. NIES-3708 genomic sequence TTATCTTAAAAATGACCATTGAAAATCTAAACCTATCTCCTAAATTATACGAATATTTATTATCAGTATCTTTAAGAGAATCGAAAATCTTACAGGAATTAAGAGAAGAAACATCATCTCATCCTTTAGGAAAAATGCAAATTTCCCCAGATCAAGCCCAATTTTTGGCATTATTGATTAAGTTAATGGGAGTAAAAAAGATTCTCGAAATAGGTGCTTTTATGGGTTACAGTTCTACTGCAATGGCTCTAGCTTTGCCAAACGACGGAAAATTGATTGCCTGTGATACACGAAAAGATTTTACCGATATTGCCCAACATTATTGGCAAAAAGCTCAAATCGCTCATAAAATCATTTTACATCTTCAACCAGCATTAAAAACTTTAGATCAATTAATCGGACAAGGAGAAACAGAAACTTTTGATTTTGTTTTCATTGATGCAGATAAAAGCAACTATTCTCATTATTATGAAAAATCTTTACAATTAGTCAGAAAAGGAGGATTAATTGCTATTGATAATGTGCTTTGGTATGGAAAAGTGGCAGATGAAAATATTAATGATAATAGAACTCAAAAATTAAGAGAATTTAACACTAAATTAGCTCATGATGATCGTATTGATTTAAGTATTATTTCTATAGGAGATGGATTAACTTTAGCTATGAAAAAAACTATTTAATAATTAAAAATTAATTCTAAACCTGATTATTTTTAAAAAACATTATCCTAATGCCCTTTATCTTTTATGATATGGTGATAGGTGAATATTTTTTCATTTCATGATTTTTGATTATGTCAACACCCGCTAAACTTTACGAAGGAAAAGCTAAAATTGTCTATTCTACACAAAATGAGCAAGAATACCTAACTTATTTTAAAGATGACGCTACAGCCTTTAATGCTTTGAAAAAAGGTACTATTCAGGGAAAAGGAGAGATCAACTGCACAATTTCTTCCGCATTGCTCAAATTATTATCTGATAAGGGTATTGAAACTCATTTTTTGGCACAAAAATCAGAAAGAGAAATGTTAGTCAAAGCAGTCAAAATTATACCATTAGAAGTGGTAGTCAGAAATATTGCTGCTGGAAGTTTATGTAAACAAACAGGTTTAAAAGAAGGGTTAGAGTTACCTTTTCCTTTGGTTGAATTTTATCTCAAAAATGACGATTTAGGAGATCCCCTTTTAACTAGCGATCGCTTATCAATATTAAATATAGCTAGTGATGAGCAAATTGAGCAGTTAAAAAATAATGCACTCAAAATTAATCAGTATCTTCAAGATTTTTTTGTAAGTTGTGATATTACTTTGGTAGATTTTAAATTAGAATTTGGTTTAGATGCTCATGGTAACTTATTATTAGCCGATGAAATTAGT encodes the following:
- a CDS encoding class I SAM-dependent methyltransferase → MTIENLNLSPKLYEYLLSVSLRESKILQELREETSSHPLGKMQISPDQAQFLALLIKLMGVKKILEIGAFMGYSSTAMALALPNDGKLIACDTRKDFTDIAQHYWQKAQIAHKIILHLQPALKTLDQLIGQGETETFDFVFIDADKSNYSHYYEKSLQLVRKGGLIAIDNVLWYGKVADENINDNRTQKLREFNTKLAHDDRIDLSIISIGDGLTLAMKKTI
- the purC gene encoding phosphoribosylaminoimidazolesuccinocarboxamide synthase, coding for MSTPAKLYEGKAKIVYSTQNEQEYLTYFKDDATAFNALKKGTIQGKGEINCTISSALLKLLSDKGIETHFLAQKSEREMLVKAVKIIPLEVVVRNIAAGSLCKQTGLKEGLELPFPLVEFYLKNDDLGDPLLTSDRLSILNIASDEQIEQLKNNALKINQYLQDFFVSCDITLVDFKLEFGLDAHGNLLLADEISPDTCRLWDCLEQDAEKRVLDKDRFRRDLGKVESAYEQVQKRVLTQIEKLGNT